In one Pseudomonas sp. R84 genomic region, the following are encoded:
- a CDS encoding amino acid permease: MPVGNQLPHGDTAQGGPLKRELGERHIRLMALGACIGVGLFLGSAKAIEMAGPAIMLSYILGGLAILVIMRALGEMAVHNPVAGSFSRYAQDYLGPLAGFLTGWNYWFLWLVTCVAEITAVAVYMGIWFPDVPRWIWALAALISMGSINLIAVKAFGEFEFWFALIKIVTIIAMVIGGVGIIAFGFGNDGVALGISNLWAHGGFMPNGVTGVLMSLQMVMFAYLGVEMIGLTAGEAKNPQKTIPDAIGSVFWRILLFYVGALFVILSIYPWNEIGTQGSPFVMTFERLGIKTAAGIINFVVITAALSSCNGGIFSTGRMLYSLAQNGQAPAGFAKTSNNGVPRRALLLSIGVLLLGVMLNYLVPEKVFVWVTSIATFGAIWTWVMILLAQLKFRKGLSASERAGLKYKMWLYPVSSYFALAFLVLVVGLMAYFPDTRVALYVGPAFLVLLTVLFYVFKLQPRSASSVAVRSVS, from the coding sequence ATGCCAGTCGGCAATCAACTGCCTCACGGCGACACCGCTCAGGGCGGACCGCTCAAACGTGAACTCGGCGAACGGCATATTCGCCTGATGGCGCTCGGAGCCTGTATCGGCGTCGGTCTGTTTTTAGGTTCGGCCAAGGCCATCGAGATGGCCGGCCCGGCGATCATGCTGTCTTATATTCTCGGTGGGCTGGCAATCCTGGTGATCATGCGTGCCCTCGGCGAAATGGCCGTGCACAACCCGGTCGCTGGCTCGTTCAGCCGCTACGCACAAGACTACCTCGGCCCGTTGGCAGGCTTCCTCACTGGCTGGAACTACTGGTTTCTGTGGCTGGTGACCTGCGTCGCGGAAATCACCGCAGTGGCGGTGTACATGGGCATCTGGTTTCCCGATGTACCGCGCTGGATCTGGGCGTTGGCCGCGCTGATCAGCATGGGGTCGATCAACCTGATCGCGGTGAAGGCCTTCGGTGAATTCGAGTTCTGGTTCGCGCTGATCAAGATCGTCACGATCATCGCCATGGTCATCGGCGGCGTCGGCATTATCGCCTTCGGTTTCGGCAATGACGGTGTGGCACTGGGGATTTCCAACCTCTGGGCGCACGGCGGCTTCATGCCCAACGGCGTGACCGGCGTGCTGATGTCGCTGCAAATGGTCATGTTCGCCTACTTGGGCGTCGAGATGATCGGCCTGACCGCCGGTGAGGCGAAGAACCCGCAGAAGACCATTCCCGATGCAATCGGATCGGTGTTCTGGCGGATTCTGCTGTTCTACGTCGGCGCACTGTTCGTGATTCTGTCGATCTACCCGTGGAACGAAATTGGCACGCAGGGCAGTCCGTTCGTGATGACCTTTGAGCGTCTGGGCATCAAGACCGCCGCCGGCATCATCAACTTCGTGGTGATTACCGCAGCATTGTCGTCGTGCAACGGCGGCATCTTCAGCACCGGGCGCATGCTCTACAGCCTGGCGCAGAACGGCCAGGCGCCGGCCGGTTTTGCCAAGACCTCGAATAATGGTGTGCCACGTCGTGCGCTGTTGCTGTCGATCGGGGTGTTGCTCTTGGGCGTAATGCTCAACTATCTGGTGCCGGAAAAAGTCTTTGTCTGGGTGACCTCGATTGCCACCTTCGGCGCGATCTGGACCTGGGTGATGATCCTGCTGGCCCAGCTGAAATTCCGCAAAGGCCTGAGCGCCAGCGAACGTGCCGGCCTCAAGTACAAGATGTGGCTGTACCCGGTCAGTTCGTACTTTGCCTTGGCGTTTCTGGTGCTGGTGGTCGGCCTGATGGCGTACTTCCCCGACACCCGCGTGGCGCTGTATGTGGGACCTGCGTTCCTGGTGCTGCTGACCGTTTTGTTCTACGTGTTCAAGTTGCAGCCGAGAAGTGCATCGTCCGTGGCAGTGCGTTCGGTCTCGTAA
- a CDS encoding transglycosylase domain-containing protein: protein MGALWQTDSSKAVVPTDRVDEAPVPEKPRRNRHGWKAFWLLLVIIAIVVGLAASKEMRTSRFQSRELSQYAASLTYHLEPGPSEAIRYPGNGPFDLRLGYSSLDEFLPRLLKRNYVVTEQTRFSPALLSYTDKGLFVPYSEKIQAGLSITDCRAAPLYKYNYPQQLYADFAAIPPVVVSSLLFIENRFLLDPKQPLANPAVDWPRFGMAAWSQVAKLLRLPGQSAGGSTLATQLEKYRHSPEGLTVSGAEKLRQMMSASVRAYQPGPQTLGARQNIVRDYLNSVPLSAVPGHGEVHGMAEGLRVWYGSDFNQANAQLNSPATDPKTMAAKGLALREMLSLMIAQRRPSYYLTKGREELADLTDSHLRLLKQNAVIDGALADAALASKVSYRDWQTQPTMQPIETNKGISAARSRLASMLNRPLYDLDRLDLSATSTLQGELQTQATAYLKKLADPAYAAEIGLLGERLLTPTSTTQVRYSFTLFELTPDGSRVRVQTDSTDQPFDINEGSKLELGSTAKMRVLTTYLQIIAELHDKYGAMSVPELKKVEIPDQDRLSQWVIDYLMQNKDHDLSKLLGAALDRKYSASPGEAFFTGGGLHTFHNFRKEDNGRLPTLRDALRESINLPFIRLMRDVVRYVTYSGPNSSAELLKDDRDPRRQEYLASFADREGTSFQLKFWKKYKNKDTQARLDTFLDSMRPTPIRMAAVHRYLLPDASQADFNTFVRSHLKGARLNEKLTDDRLIRLYDSYGPGSYDLPDQGFIAKVHPLDLWMMGYLLNHPDATFSEIVKASHFERQEVYSWLFKSKHKGARDSRIRTMLEIEAFLDIHQRWQKVGYPFDHLVPSLATAIGSSGDRPAALAELIGTILNDGVRMPTLRIDSLHFAAGTPYETQLVNDPHVGKRVMPSEVATAMREALSQVVDAGTAKRVSGSFKLADGSPLAMGGKTGTGDNRIEAIGSGGRILSSKSINRTATFVFYIGDHHFGTLTAFVPGRSAENFKFTSALPVQVLKGMAPILTPYLQPGSDSQCKPTQTASVAMLEPQLPTAR, encoded by the coding sequence ATGGGCGCTTTGTGGCAAACCGATTCGAGTAAAGCCGTGGTTCCGACTGACCGTGTGGATGAAGCGCCTGTCCCTGAAAAACCCCGCCGCAATCGGCACGGGTGGAAGGCTTTCTGGTTGTTGCTGGTGATTATCGCGATCGTGGTAGGGCTGGCCGCATCCAAAGAAATGCGCACCTCGCGCTTTCAGTCGCGCGAACTCAGCCAATACGCCGCTTCGCTGACTTACCATCTCGAACCCGGACCCAGCGAAGCGATTCGTTATCCGGGCAACGGGCCGTTCGATCTGCGCCTGGGTTACAGCTCCCTCGATGAATTCCTGCCGCGCCTGCTCAAACGCAACTATGTCGTTACCGAGCAGACGCGTTTTTCTCCGGCATTGCTCAGCTACACCGATAAAGGCCTGTTCGTGCCTTACTCGGAAAAGATCCAGGCCGGGCTGTCGATCACCGACTGCCGGGCTGCGCCACTGTACAAGTACAACTATCCACAACAGCTGTACGCCGACTTCGCAGCCATTCCGCCGGTGGTGGTCAGCAGCCTGTTGTTCATCGAAAACCGTTTTCTGCTCGACCCGAAACAACCGCTGGCCAACCCGGCGGTGGACTGGCCGCGCTTCGGCATGGCGGCGTGGTCGCAAGTCGCCAAATTGCTGCGTCTGCCGGGACAATCGGCGGGCGGCAGTACGTTGGCGACGCAATTGGAAAAGTACCGGCATTCACCGGAAGGTCTGACGGTGTCCGGCGCCGAAAAGCTGCGGCAGATGATGTCGGCCAGCGTGCGCGCCTATCAGCCTGGGCCGCAAACCTTGGGGGCACGGCAGAACATCGTGCGCGATTACCTCAACAGCGTGCCGCTGTCGGCGGTGCCGGGGCATGGCGAAGTGCATGGCATGGCGGAAGGTTTGCGCGTCTGGTACGGCAGTGACTTCAACCAGGCCAACGCACAGTTGAACAGCCCGGCCACGGATCCGAAAACCATGGCTGCCAAAGGCCTGGCTCTGCGCGAGATGCTCTCGTTGATGATCGCCCAGCGCCGCCCTTCGTATTATCTGACCAAGGGCCGCGAGGAACTCGCCGACCTTACCGACAGCCACTTGCGTCTGCTCAAACAGAACGCGGTGATCGATGGCGCATTGGCCGATGCCGCCCTCGCCAGCAAGGTCAGCTACCGCGACTGGCAGACCCAGCCGACCATGCAACCGATCGAAACCAACAAGGGCATCAGCGCCGCCCGCAGTCGTCTGGCAAGCATGCTCAACCGGCCGCTGTACGATCTCGACCGCCTCGACCTTTCGGCCACCAGCACCCTGCAGGGCGAGCTGCAAACCCAAGCCACCGCGTACCTGAAAAAACTTGCCGACCCGGCCTACGCCGCTGAAATCGGCCTGCTCGGCGAACGCTTGTTGACGCCGACCAGCACTACGCAAGTGCGCTACAGCTTCACCCTCTTTGAACTGACCCCGGACGGTTCCCGCGTGCGGGTGCAGACCGACAGCACCGACCAGCCGTTCGACATCAACGAAGGCAGCAAGCTCGAACTCGGCTCAACGGCGAAAATGCGTGTGCTGACCACGTACCTGCAAATCATCGCCGAGCTGCACGACAAGTACGGCGCCATGAGCGTGCCGGAGCTGAAAAAGGTCGAAATTCCCGATCAGGATCGCTTGAGCCAGTGGGTCATCGATTATCTGATGCAGAACAAGGATCACGACCTGTCGAAGCTGCTCGGCGCAGCACTCGATCGCAAATATTCAGCCAGCCCCGGCGAGGCGTTTTTCACTGGCGGCGGCTTGCACACGTTCCACAACTTTCGCAAGGAAGACAACGGCCGCCTGCCGACCCTGCGCGATGCCCTGCGCGAATCGATCAACCTGCCGTTCATTCGGCTGATGCGCGATGTGGTGCGTTATGTCACTTATTCGGGGCCCAACAGCAGTGCCGAATTACTCAAGGATGATCGTGACCCGCGTCGCCAGGAATACCTGGCCAGTTTCGCCGACCGCGAAGGCACCTCGTTCCAGCTCAAGTTCTGGAAAAAGTACAAAAACAAAGACACTCAGGCGCGTCTCGACACATTCCTCGACAGCATGCGCCCGACGCCGATCCGCATGGCCGCCGTGCATCGCTACCTGCTGCCCGATGCCAGTCAGGCAGACTTCAACACGTTCGTCCGTTCCCACCTGAAAGGCGCCAGGCTCAACGAAAAACTCACCGATGATCGCCTGATCCGCCTCTACGACTCCTACGGTCCCGGCAGTTACGATTTGCCCGATCAAGGCTTCATCGCCAAGGTGCATCCGCTGGACCTGTGGATGATGGGTTATCTGCTGAACCACCCGGACGCGACCTTCAGCGAGATCGTCAAGGCCAGCCATTTCGAACGTCAGGAAGTCTACAGCTGGCTGTTCAAAAGCAAGCACAAGGGCGCCCGCGACAGCCGTATTCGCACCATGCTCGAGATCGAGGCGTTTCTCGATATTCACCAGCGCTGGCAGAAAGTCGGTTATCCGTTCGACCATCTGGTGCCGTCGCTGGCCACCGCGATTGGCAGCTCCGGCGATCGCCCCGCCGCACTCGCCGAATTGATCGGGACCATCCTCAATGATGGCGTGCGCATGCCGACCCTGCGCATCGACAGCCTGCATTTCGCCGCCGGTACACCCTACGAAACGCAACTGGTCAACGACCCGCACGTCGGCAAACGAGTGATGCCATCCGAGGTCGCCACAGCCATGCGCGAAGCGTTGTCGCAAGTGGTCGACGCCGGTACGGCAAAACGTGTTTCCGGCAGTTTCAAACTGGCTGATGGCAGCCCACTGGCCATGGGTGGCAAGACCGGCACCGGTGACAACCGCATCGAGGCCATCGGTTCGGGCGGACGCATCCTCAGTTCGAAGTCGATCAACCGCACGGCGACCTTCGTGTTCTACATCGGCGATCACCATTTCGGCACCCTCACCGCGTTCGTTCCAGGGCGCTCGGCAGAGAACTTCAAGTTCACCTCGGCCCTGCCCGTGCAGGTGCTCAAGGGCATGGCACCGATTCTCACGCCGTATCTGCAACCGGGCAGCGACTCGCAATGCAAGCCGACGCAAACCGCCAGCGTGGCGATGCTTGAACCGCAACTCCCTACAGCGAGGTAA
- a CDS encoding DUF6543 domain-containing protein encodes MFKSHGQVFSIAEHVDVVTAATPSPLLNMSKENLEMLKSFGADAPQWLKSASPKQRDDARRLIEESITEHTVLNNAMASVKTPHEFAAPRLAKAIKDRCGLDLDVNRVLVDLSGKSDFHTSQVPPASLLDAALHNHPAEKKAMLFFKPHCFTTAPGGKTVEVALEVHEFIALCRQLDIGKQYQAHLHTELHWEDASARSKLNKLFVNYQKAALKAASYIALCKGDIRPEHFEALMSSIAGKEPVHVDGKTLWYRSLSFNELPVHSCIIFEIADPDDESILDDLLPTVDGFAKNDFIAYIPDDPDHPVKHYATVTELKARLIEQFVRRAESDSPRAPTAYQQFFSRFMRYKDRSTFYYSFTEEVPTASGKPRLWDHETRRQKHDPDFLLQLRVLDPSGDPWAQHYDIWTTLQREFNQRIFRDARDAAVSNADADARDTQSLLALSLELGLAALNVLSFAVPPLGLVMLGVSAVQLMDEVLEGLEELSKGDKEAGWEHITDVLENIGIGVATLPLLAGVHSEFTPIEMPGGHKRLWKPDLAPYRSDVSLVDVEPDAQNQFAIGASRYVKVKDGVFEKVIEPATGQSRILHPNKPQAYQPIVEQDGAGEWQHALPSPSTSVEPTPAGFSNREFRRYAVRPSEVARLSPAGKGILQSADGQRRYIRNIDERGKVAVYRVKNDFTLNAEVVDVILVDSSYDELAARRYRQVAPDQWQPQSLFGGDITDDLHDTDDVSGPQPGPSGRPVWARPSFHRERLPNGLWEPRIEVVTLNDVRHLSYDWGPFEYVPFTARPTNIREALAAPQFDNLSICTDLFKPQFWSDIRKVDPQMANTEGGGQMIFSMQRMTTSGVIEGEFNAISVWSDLDKLPHQTNAVLGYWAPQGGYVDIPVHPGLGEPDHVFTPGFSGCSFTVDQMGKDVLRVRHVEAGKEAAQYNDLPAHEHGWGLSTAMEFPDYGLRNDENGNAYMILTGFAYMKYERLTKEWMLHYQAQYGAPTIAKYSVKDPGYFEPPTRVAKAFAQDKIIRTGSRVVKTVVTPTQQSNAA; translated from the coding sequence ATGTTTAAATCTCATGGTCAGGTTTTCAGTATTGCAGAGCATGTTGATGTTGTGACGGCGGCAACGCCGTCGCCATTGTTGAATATGTCAAAAGAAAACCTGGAGATGTTAAAAAGTTTTGGCGCCGATGCACCGCAATGGCTGAAGAGTGCGTCGCCGAAACAGCGCGACGATGCTCGACGCCTGATAGAGGAAAGTATAACGGAGCACACCGTGTTGAATAACGCCATGGCCTCCGTGAAAACACCGCATGAATTCGCCGCGCCCAGGCTTGCCAAGGCCATCAAGGACAGGTGCGGCCTGGATCTGGACGTCAATCGGGTGCTGGTCGATTTGTCCGGCAAGAGTGATTTTCACACCTCGCAAGTTCCGCCCGCTTCGCTGCTTGACGCCGCCCTGCATAACCATCCGGCTGAAAAAAAGGCGATGTTGTTTTTCAAGCCGCATTGTTTTACGACAGCCCCAGGAGGGAAGACAGTCGAAGTCGCACTTGAAGTTCATGAGTTCATCGCGTTATGCCGTCAGCTGGATATCGGCAAACAGTATCAGGCCCACTTGCATACTGAACTTCACTGGGAAGATGCCAGTGCTCGGAGCAAGCTGAATAAGCTGTTCGTCAACTACCAGAAAGCGGCGCTGAAGGCGGCGAGTTATATTGCATTATGTAAGGGTGATATTCGCCCGGAACATTTTGAAGCGTTGATGTCGAGTATAGCCGGGAAGGAACCTGTTCACGTCGACGGTAAGACGCTGTGGTATCGCAGCTTGAGTTTCAATGAGTTGCCCGTACACAGCTGTATCATTTTCGAGATCGCCGATCCGGACGATGAAAGCATTCTCGACGACCTGCTGCCGACCGTTGACGGTTTCGCCAAGAACGATTTCATCGCCTACATTCCCGACGACCCTGATCATCCCGTAAAGCATTACGCCACAGTGACGGAACTCAAGGCCCGATTGATCGAACAGTTCGTGCGTCGCGCTGAAAGTGACTCGCCCAGGGCGCCAACGGCCTATCAACAATTCTTCAGCCGTTTCATGCGTTACAAGGACCGTTCGACGTTCTACTACAGCTTTACCGAAGAGGTTCCAACGGCGTCGGGCAAACCACGGCTGTGGGATCACGAAACCCGTCGGCAAAAGCATGATCCCGATTTTCTTCTGCAACTCAGGGTACTGGATCCTTCAGGCGATCCTTGGGCCCAGCACTATGACATCTGGACAACGTTGCAGCGGGAGTTCAACCAGCGGATTTTCCGTGATGCCCGCGATGCCGCTGTGTCCAATGCCGACGCCGATGCACGGGACACGCAATCGTTGCTCGCCCTATCCCTCGAGCTCGGCCTGGCCGCACTCAATGTGCTGTCTTTTGCCGTGCCTCCATTGGGGTTGGTCATGCTCGGGGTGTCGGCCGTGCAGTTGATGGACGAAGTGCTGGAAGGGCTTGAGGAACTCAGCAAGGGCGACAAGGAAGCCGGCTGGGAACACATCACCGACGTGTTGGAAAATATCGGCATTGGTGTGGCGACGCTGCCGTTGCTGGCCGGCGTTCATTCGGAGTTCACGCCGATCGAGATGCCCGGTGGACACAAGCGTTTGTGGAAGCCTGACCTTGCACCTTATCGAAGCGACGTGTCGTTGGTAGATGTGGAGCCTGATGCACAGAATCAGTTTGCGATCGGCGCCAGTCGCTATGTGAAGGTCAAGGACGGCGTCTTCGAGAAAGTCATCGAACCGGCCACCGGGCAATCGAGAATTCTTCACCCGAACAAACCGCAGGCTTACCAGCCGATTGTTGAACAGGACGGGGCTGGCGAATGGCAACATGCGTTGCCGTCTCCTTCGACATCCGTTGAACCGACACCTGCCGGGTTCAGTAACAGGGAGTTTCGTCGCTATGCCGTCAGGCCATCCGAAGTAGCGCGCCTCAGCCCGGCAGGCAAAGGGATCTTGCAAAGCGCTGACGGGCAACGCCGTTATATTCGCAATATAGATGAGAGGGGCAAGGTCGCGGTGTACCGCGTCAAGAATGATTTCACCCTGAACGCGGAAGTGGTCGACGTCATCCTTGTCGATTCCAGTTACGACGAACTGGCGGCTCGCAGGTACCGGCAAGTGGCGCCGGATCAATGGCAACCGCAATCGCTGTTCGGCGGCGATATCACCGATGATCTTCATGACACGGACGACGTCAGCGGACCGCAGCCAGGCCCCTCTGGCAGACCGGTCTGGGCGCGCCCGTCTTTCCACCGCGAGCGTTTGCCCAACGGTCTGTGGGAACCGCGGATCGAAGTGGTCACGCTCAACGATGTTCGCCATCTTTCCTACGATTGGGGACCCTTTGAATATGTCCCTTTCACCGCCAGGCCCACGAATATTCGTGAGGCCCTGGCGGCTCCGCAATTCGATAATCTTTCTATCTGCACTGATCTTTTCAAGCCCCAGTTTTGGTCGGATATCCGCAAGGTAGATCCGCAAATGGCCAATACCGAAGGCGGAGGGCAGATGATTTTTTCCATGCAAAGGATGACAACTTCCGGCGTGATCGAAGGCGAATTCAACGCTATCAGCGTGTGGAGCGATCTTGACAAACTGCCACACCAGACCAACGCGGTATTGGGATATTGGGCTCCTCAGGGAGGCTATGTGGACATTCCCGTTCACCCTGGACTGGGCGAACCCGATCATGTGTTTACGCCTGGGTTCAGCGGCTGTTCTTTTACCGTGGATCAGATGGGGAAAGATGTCCTGCGCGTGAGGCACGTGGAGGCTGGCAAGGAAGCTGCGCAATACAACGATCTGCCTGCGCACGAACATGGTTGGGGGTTGAGTACCGCCATGGAGTTTCCGGATTACGGGTTGCGTAATGATGAAAACGGCAACGCGTACATGATTCTGACGGGGTTTGCTTACATGAAATATGAGCGTTTGACGAAGGAATGGATGCTTCACTACCAAGCCCAGTATGGTGCGCCGACCATTGCCAAATACTCCGTAAAAGATCCTGGTTATTTTGAACCGCCAACCCGTGTGGCCAAAGCTTTTGCTCAGGACAAGATCATCAGAACCGGTTCCAGAGTCGTGAAAACCGTGGTCACCCCGACACAGCAAAGTAACGCGGCTTGA